From Leptolyngbya sp. 'hensonii', the proteins below share one genomic window:
- a CDS encoding heme oxygenase (biliverdin-producing): MSQNLALRLREDTKQSHTMAENTAYMKCFLKGVVEREPFRKLLANLYLVYSTLEAELQRHRNHSVVGLMVFPELDRTANLEKDLAFYYGDNWREQIAPLPAGQVYVDRMREVSETDPALLVAHAYTRYMGDLSGGQSLKNIIRSALNLPPDQGTGLHDFDQLPTVEAKRAFKEKYRDALNSLPVDEATIQRIVDEANYAFQLNRDVMHDLEDDVRTAIGEHVFDLLTRQDKPGSTEHPHRGAAPEATPEYSARG, encoded by the coding sequence ATGAGTCAAAATTTAGCTCTGCGTCTGCGGGAAGATACCAAACAGTCTCACACCATGGCAGAAAACACTGCTTACATGAAATGTTTTCTGAAAGGCGTCGTGGAACGGGAACCCTTCCGAAAGCTGCTAGCCAATTTGTATCTGGTTTACAGCACACTGGAAGCAGAACTCCAGCGTCACCGCAATCATTCGGTGGTTGGGTTAATGGTGTTCCCAGAACTCGATCGCACCGCTAATCTGGAGAAGGATCTGGCTTTTTACTACGGGGACAACTGGCGGGAGCAGATTGCGCCATTGCCCGCAGGTCAGGTTTACGTCGATCGGATGCGGGAAGTCTCTGAAACCGATCCGGCCCTACTGGTAGCCCACGCCTATACCCGCTACATGGGCGATCTCTCGGGTGGCCAGAGTTTGAAAAACATTATTCGATCGGCATTGAATCTGCCACCGGATCAGGGCACCGGACTGCATGACTTTGACCAACTGCCGACGGTGGAAGCGAAACGGGCCTTCAAGGAGAAGTATCGGGATGCGCTCAATTCCTTGCCTGTGGATGAAGCTACGATTCAGCGCATCGTAGACGAAGCCAACTATGCTTTTCAATTGAATCGAGATGTGATGCATGACCTGGAGGATGATGTCAGAACGGCGATCGGGGAGCATGTGTTTGACCTGCTGACCCGTCAGGATAAGCCCGGTAGCACGGAGCATCCCCATCGGGGCGCTGCACCAGAGGCCACCCCTGAATACAGTGCCCGAGGATAA
- a CDS encoding 50S ribosomal protein L32, with translation MAQPKKKTSKLKRDQRRATWKRKAALQAQRALSLGKSILTGRSTFVYPGNEETEEE, from the coding sequence ATGGCTCAACCTAAGAAGAAAACTTCCAAACTCAAGCGAGATCAGCGGCGAGCAACCTGGAAACGCAAAGCTGCACTCCAAGCTCAGCGAGCTTTATCTCTCGGAAAATCCATTCTGACTGGACGCTCTACCTTTGTCTATCCGGGGAACGAGGAAACAGAAGAAGAATAG
- a CDS encoding PAS domain-containing sensor histidine kinase produces the protein MLRLLRLPNLALSIALGYAFVSSLWIAFSDDLLKHTVPDIDLLTQLQTIKGWGFVLFSSIILYGIIQAAIRRLNRNHQLLQTIVNSIPDAVFVKDRQGRYLIANARLAYLMNRPPYAILGKSDADFLLPQEANQIEASDQEVFQTGCAAEVEYQLMIQGQPRWFLVSKALCQTPDGHVIGLVSISREITHRKQIQQALENFNQELEAKVQERTQSLLTAQVALQQQEQELRRALAAEQELNELRSRFVSTVSHEFRTPLTVITTATKLLEQFYEQTPIAKRRDYFHKIRQAIQALTQLLDDLLLIGQAEAGRLSFNPAPLDFHRLCQERVESLTVSEPDRTILMTYQGDKVMPLDEKLVDHILTNLLSNALKYSAPDQTVHLFITIHPDQILIQVRDQGIGIAPEEQSRLFESFHRCSNVGKVPGTGLGLSIVKHCVDLHQGTIIVDSTLDQGSTFTVTLPRVQASLTPSPPIIPRS, from the coding sequence ATGCTGAGATTGTTGCGTCTTCCCAACCTGGCCTTATCCATTGCCCTCGGCTATGCCTTTGTCAGTAGCCTCTGGATTGCCTTTTCTGACGATTTACTCAAGCACACTGTTCCAGATATTGACCTACTGACCCAATTACAAACCATCAAAGGCTGGGGATTTGTCCTCTTCAGCAGCATAATTCTGTACGGCATTATCCAGGCTGCTATTCGTCGCCTGAATCGTAATCATCAGCTTCTGCAAACGATCGTCAACTCCATCCCCGATGCCGTCTTTGTCAAAGATCGCCAGGGGCGCTATTTAATTGCTAACGCCAGATTGGCCTACCTGATGAATCGCCCACCCTATGCCATCCTGGGCAAAAGCGATGCAGACTTTTTACTGCCCCAGGAAGCCAATCAGATCGAAGCCTCCGATCAGGAGGTCTTCCAGACCGGCTGTGCCGCAGAAGTTGAATATCAACTCATGATCCAGGGACAACCCCGCTGGTTTCTGGTCAGCAAAGCCCTCTGCCAGACTCCAGATGGCCATGTCATCGGTTTGGTCAGCATCTCCCGTGAGATTACCCACCGTAAGCAAATCCAGCAAGCCCTGGAGAATTTTAACCAGGAGCTAGAAGCTAAAGTGCAGGAACGCACCCAATCTCTGCTAACAGCACAGGTGGCCCTGCAACAACAAGAGCAAGAACTCCGGCGAGCACTGGCTGCAGAACAGGAATTAAACGAATTGCGCTCCCGCTTTGTGTCCACCGTATCCCACGAATTTCGTACTCCCCTGACCGTGATCACTACGGCAACGAAGTTGCTGGAACAGTTTTATGAACAAACCCCGATCGCCAAACGGCGAGATTACTTCCACAAGATCCGTCAGGCCATTCAGGCCCTCACCCAGCTTTTAGATGATTTGTTGCTGATTGGCCAGGCTGAGGCAGGACGCTTAAGCTTCAACCCAGCCCCACTTGATTTTCATCGGCTTTGCCAGGAGCGCGTCGAATCCCTGACCGTCTCTGAGCCCGATCGCACGATTCTGATGACCTATCAGGGCGATAAAGTTATGCCCCTCGACGAAAAACTGGTAGATCACATCCTCACCAATCTCCTCTCCAATGCCCTGAAATATTCTGCCCCCGATCAGACCGTTCACCTTTTCATCACCATCCATCCCGACCAGATCCTGATACAAGTCCGTGATCAGGGGATTGGAATTGCGCCAGAAGAACAATCCCGTCTGTTCGAGTCCTTCCATCGATGCAGCAATGTGGGCAAAGTTCCGGGTACAGGACTGGGCCTCTCGATCGTCAAACATTGCGTAGACCTGCACCAGGGCACGATCATCGTAGACAGTACCCTGGACCAAGGAAGCACCTTCACTGTCACCCTTCCCAGGGTACAGGCATCACTCACACCATCTCCCCCGATCATCCCCCGATCGTAA
- a CDS encoding sulfite oxidase-like oxidoreductase produces the protein MLGKFFRKSESEPSNRVPPGQRLTTGFPVLTYGSTPEVSTVDWQFRVWGLAQEKTFTWAEFMALPQSDFTADFHCVTTWSKLDVQWTGVKVTDFMAAIEVDPQAVHIMEHCYGGYTTNIAMDDFHRAENFFAHTLFGQPLSPDHGGPLRLVVPHLYAWKSAKWINGLEFLDHTELGFWERNGYHHRGEPWAEERYSVRF, from the coding sequence ATGCTGGGCAAATTCTTTCGAAAATCAGAATCAGAGCCATCCAATCGCGTCCCTCCCGGTCAACGGCTGACTACCGGGTTTCCGGTGCTGACCTATGGTTCAACGCCTGAGGTCAGCACGGTAGACTGGCAATTCCGGGTTTGGGGTTTGGCGCAGGAAAAGACTTTTACCTGGGCAGAGTTCATGGCCCTACCCCAGAGTGACTTCACAGCCGATTTTCACTGTGTGACGACCTGGTCTAAGCTGGATGTGCAATGGACGGGAGTTAAGGTGACGGATTTCATGGCTGCGATCGAGGTAGACCCTCAAGCAGTTCACATCATGGAACATTGCTATGGCGGCTACACCACGAACATCGCTATGGATGATTTTCATAGAGCAGAGAATTTCTTCGCCCACACCTTATTTGGTCAACCCCTGTCCCCCGATCATGGCGGCCCCCTCCGCTTGGTGGTGCCCCACCTCTATGCCTGGAAAAGTGCTAAGTGGATCAATGGCTTAGAATTCCTTGACCATACAGAGCTGGGGTTCTGGGAACGTAATGGTTATCATCATCGGGGAGAGCCCTGGGCCGAAGAACGCTACAGTGTACGCTTTTAG
- a CDS encoding Uma2 family endonuclease — protein sequence MEAQANYKSEYRAGAIVPMTGGTTNHNQLAGTLYACRGYHVYIGDVRLWIPQHRQYTYPDVMVIQGTPLYTGTSTTTVTNPLLIAEVLSKSTQNYDQGEKFMYYRSISDLREYILIDQARFHVMQYARNAEGKWVLTEYEAAESVLSLSTIEFHIPFRDLYAGVDFSEIEE from the coding sequence TTGGAAGCTCAGGCCAATTATAAGAGTGAATACCGGGCTGGGGCGATCGTTCCAATGACCGGAGGCACCACCAACCACAATCAGCTAGCCGGAACGCTGTATGCCTGCCGAGGTTACCACGTCTACATTGGGGATGTGCGGTTGTGGATTCCCCAGCATCGGCAATATACCTATCCAGATGTGATGGTGATCCAGGGTACCCCTCTCTACACGGGCACCAGCACCACCACGGTTACGAATCCTCTGCTGATTGCCGAAGTCCTGTCTAAGTCAACCCAGAACTATGACCAGGGTGAGAAGTTTATGTACTATCGCTCCATTTCCGACCTACGAGAGTACATTTTGATTGACCAGGCCCGGTTTCATGTCATGCAGTATGCCAGGAATGCTGAAGGCAAGTGGGTGTTGACGGAATATGAAGCAGCAGAATCCGTTTTAAGTTTGAGCACGATCGAGTTTCACATCCCGTTCAGGGACCTGTATGCGGGGGTAGATTTCAGCGAGATCGAGGAATAA
- a CDS encoding ferrous iron transport protein A, whose amino-acid sequence MPKPYPHLAVLKPGQVAIISKLNTSHGLHQRLLALGFRSGRQITMLRRSWFSGPLHVRIGTTEVMLRQRDAQKVEITPLVTGETS is encoded by the coding sequence ATGCCTAAGCCCTATCCTCACCTGGCTGTGCTGAAGCCAGGACAAGTTGCTATCATTTCCAAGTTAAATACCTCCCATGGGTTGCATCAACGCTTACTGGCTCTGGGCTTTCGCTCGGGCCGTCAGATCACGATGTTGCGCCGATCGTGGTTTTCTGGTCCCCTGCATGTCCGGATTGGTACGACAGAAGTGATGTTACGTCAGCGTGATGCCCAGAAAGTGGAGATTACTCCTCTGGTGACTGGAGAGACAAGTTGA
- the feoB gene encoding ferrous iron transport protein B, producing MKRIAVLGMPNTGKSTFFNRFTGATASIGNWPGITVDLMIAPIRIGDQPTEVIDLPGIYDLRGFSEDETVVQRFLESTPLNLVIIILNTAQLDRQLSLALQVKHLQLPAVLLLNMADEAPKFGVTVNAEKLTHHLGMPVIPMSAKYGGGYEAALVAISEALQAQDHPVSVQDFSDRLATDAHIATELETILQDAVHLPDQHQDTLTTRLDRILLHPVLGLPLFFAAMYLMFQVVYTLGTPLQDLLGQGLDWGKTTLLEPALASFPSFLKGFLIGGLYDGMGTVAAFIPVILLFFFCMAIVEDSSYLARSAFLMDAFMERLGLDGRSFVMSLMGFGCNVPAIMGTRVMRSPGLRMLSMLVIPFSLCSARLNVFIFMTTALFAPQVAPLVLFSLYLLSFAAALMTAALFKGRFVNQDPLVLELPPYRFPTFKQMLIRSWCEVKHFLRWSNRFIIAGVVVIWLLNNLPAGVPPASAQTLSGLIGQATQPVLQPLGINSQLAIALIFGFIAKEIVLGGLAVIYGASTEDSLGGAIAQQIDWVQAYSFMLFTLLYVPCLSTVAVLKSESKSIRFATFAVAWSIGLAWVASFIFYQGARALGF from the coding sequence TTGAAGCGAATTGCAGTTTTGGGGATGCCCAACACGGGCAAATCTACTTTCTTTAATCGTTTTACAGGAGCCACTGCCAGCATCGGCAATTGGCCTGGAATTACGGTTGATTTGATGATCGCGCCTATCAGGATTGGAGATCAGCCCACAGAAGTGATTGACCTGCCGGGAATCTATGATCTGAGGGGCTTTTCTGAAGACGAAACCGTAGTACAGCGCTTCCTGGAATCGACACCCCTGAATTTAGTCATTATTATTCTGAACACCGCTCAGCTCGATCGCCAGCTCAGTCTGGCGCTGCAGGTTAAGCATTTGCAATTGCCCGCAGTATTGCTTCTGAATATGGCCGATGAAGCCCCAAAATTTGGGGTAACGGTTAACGCCGAAAAACTGACCCATCACCTGGGGATGCCGGTCATTCCGATGAGTGCCAAGTACGGAGGAGGCTACGAGGCCGCCCTGGTGGCGATCTCGGAGGCGTTGCAAGCCCAGGATCACCCTGTCTCAGTTCAGGACTTCTCCGATCGTCTGGCCACAGACGCCCACATTGCCACCGAACTGGAAACCATCCTGCAGGATGCCGTGCACCTGCCAGATCAGCATCAGGATACCCTGACCACCCGTCTGGACCGCATCCTGCTCCATCCAGTTCTGGGACTGCCTCTGTTTTTTGCGGCCATGTACCTGATGTTTCAAGTGGTTTATACCCTGGGAACGCCGCTCCAGGATCTGCTGGGCCAGGGGTTGGACTGGGGGAAAACCACCCTACTGGAGCCAGCTTTAGCCAGTTTCCCCTCGTTTCTGAAGGGATTTTTGATAGGTGGCCTCTATGACGGTATGGGCACAGTTGCCGCTTTCATTCCAGTGATTTTGCTGTTTTTCTTTTGTATGGCGATCGTGGAAGACAGCAGCTACCTGGCCCGGTCTGCCTTTCTGATGGATGCCTTCATGGAACGATTGGGCCTGGATGGACGGTCCTTTGTCATGTCATTGATGGGATTTGGGTGTAATGTCCCAGCTATCATGGGGACCCGCGTGATGCGATCGCCCGGATTACGGATGCTCTCCATGTTGGTGATTCCCTTTTCCCTCTGTTCAGCCCGGTTGAATGTATTTATCTTCATGACAACAGCCCTGTTTGCCCCTCAGGTTGCGCCCCTGGTGCTGTTCAGTCTGTATTTATTGAGCTTTGCTGCCGCCTTAATGACCGCTGCCCTGTTCAAGGGCCGCTTTGTTAACCAGGATCCCCTGGTGCTGGAACTCCCGCCCTATCGCTTTCCCACCTTCAAGCAGATGCTAATCCGCTCCTGGTGTGAGGTAAAACATTTTTTACGCTGGTCGAACCGCTTCATTATTGCCGGGGTGGTCGTGATCTGGTTGTTGAATAATCTTCCAGCAGGTGTGCCACCCGCCAGTGCCCAGACCCTCTCTGGCCTGATTGGGCAGGCCACTCAACCTGTACTCCAACCCCTGGGCATTAACTCCCAGTTAGCGATCGCCCTGATCTTCGGATTCATCGCCAAGGAAATCGTGCTGGGGGGATTGGCCGTCATCTATGGCGCCTCAACGGAGGATAGTCTGGGTGGGGCGATCGCCCAGCAAATCGACTGGGTACAGGCTTACAGTTTCATGCTATTTACCCTCCTCTATGTGCCCTGTCTATCTACCGTGGCGGTTCTCAAGAGCGAGTCCAAAAGTATCCGTTTTGCGACTTTCGCAGTGGCCTGGTCGATCGGTCTGGCCTGGGTCGCCAGTTTCATCTTTTACCAGGGAGCCCGTGCTCTGGGCTTTTGA
- the petN gene encoding cytochrome b6-f complex subunit PetN — MDILTLGWVSLLVVFTFSISMVVWGRNGF, encoded by the coding sequence ATGGATATTTTGACGTTGGGCTGGGTTTCTCTATTAGTTGTTTTTACCTTCTCCATCTCCATGGTGGTTTGGGGCCGTAACGGTTTCTAG
- a CDS encoding iron uptake porin, translating to MTPALAEQVPELDSASEAEDPMAQVTSVSQLSDVQPTDWAFQSLQSLVERYGCIAGYPNGTYRGGRAMTRYEFAAGLNACMDRINELIASATGTLVQKEDLEALGRLQEEFAMELSTLRGRVDQLEARTATLEAQQFSTTTKLFGQAIIGVQGGDGGSADFFPVDGVKDTRAQSQISAVYNVQLSLFTVFDPRSILFTSLQASNAIGLEGVLLTNMARLSYTGSTNNSVVLSDLTFRHLIGNNFAVVVGPVGVSMVNVFRGVNRIESAGQGPISFFAQRNPILNIGSGQGGVGFDWQITDWASLQAVYSATTPNIPTASNGLFNGGTNFGTQLTLTPVETLDISLNYVNAYSTNGFLGTGIGDDQLTVGRPLNTDAIGGTISWRISPAVTLGGWAGRTFSSVPGLSGGVRTFNWMAFLNFPDLFGDGNLAGIYVGQPPKIDSSDLPAGLNIPSLLALTGGVPGGQPGTSTHVEAFYRIRLSDNISLTPGVLFIFNSNHTTNSDTVTVGALRTTFSF from the coding sequence ATGACTCCAGCCTTGGCCGAGCAGGTTCCGGAATTGGATTCAGCTTCAGAGGCGGAAGATCCAATGGCGCAAGTTACCTCTGTTTCCCAACTTTCAGATGTGCAACCCACTGACTGGGCCTTTCAATCTCTGCAGTCTCTGGTAGAGCGTTACGGGTGCATCGCTGGTTATCCCAATGGTACCTATCGTGGTGGCCGGGCCATGACGCGCTACGAATTTGCTGCAGGCTTGAATGCCTGTATGGATAGAATCAACGAGTTAATTGCATCAGCCACCGGAACTCTGGTTCAGAAGGAAGATCTGGAAGCCCTGGGGCGCTTGCAAGAAGAATTTGCCATGGAATTGAGCACCTTGCGGGGCCGGGTAGACCAACTGGAGGCCCGCACAGCGACCCTGGAAGCTCAGCAGTTCTCAACCACCACCAAGTTGTTTGGACAGGCGATCATCGGGGTCCAGGGTGGGGATGGGGGCTCCGCCGACTTTTTCCCGGTGGATGGGGTAAAAGATACCCGCGCCCAGTCCCAAATCTCAGCGGTCTATAACGTCCAACTCTCCCTGTTCACAGTCTTTGACCCCCGCAGCATTCTGTTCACCAGTCTGCAGGCCAGTAATGCGATCGGTCTGGAGGGTGTTCTGCTGACGAATATGGCACGACTGAGTTACACCGGCAGCACCAATAACTCCGTCGTGCTCAGTGACCTAACCTTCCGGCATTTGATTGGCAATAACTTTGCTGTCGTGGTTGGCCCCGTCGGGGTCAGTATGGTAAACGTGTTTCGGGGCGTTAACCGGATTGAGAGTGCAGGTCAGGGTCCCATTTCGTTCTTCGCCCAGCGCAACCCCATCCTGAATATTGGCAGCGGTCAGGGTGGGGTTGGCTTTGACTGGCAAATCACCGATTGGGCCAGCTTACAGGCTGTTTATTCTGCCACCACCCCTAATATCCCAACCGCTTCCAATGGTCTGTTCAATGGCGGCACCAACTTTGGGACCCAGCTCACCCTTACCCCCGTTGAGACCCTGGACATTTCCCTGAACTACGTCAACGCCTATTCCACCAATGGTTTTTTGGGGACTGGGATTGGGGATGATCAGCTTACGGTGGGTAGACCCCTGAACACGGATGCGATCGGAGGCACGATTTCCTGGCGCATCTCTCCGGCAGTAACCCTGGGAGGTTGGGCCGGTCGGACCTTCTCCAGTGTTCCAGGATTATCAGGTGGGGTCCGTACCTTCAACTGGATGGCCTTCCTCAACTTTCCTGACCTGTTTGGGGATGGAAATCTGGCAGGCATTTACGTGGGTCAACCTCCCAAGATTGACAGTAGTGACCTGCCAGCAGGGCTAAACATTCCCAGTCTGCTCGCCCTGACGGGGGGTGTTCCAGGGGGGCAACCTGGAACCTCCACCCATGTGGAAGCGTTCTACCGGATCCGCCTCTCCGACAACATCAGTCTCACCCCCGGCGTGCTGTTCATCTTCAACTCGAACCACACGACAAACAGTGACACGGTTACGGTTGGTGCCCTGCGGACCACCTTCAGCTTTTAG
- a CDS encoding DUF2839 domain-containing protein, whose amino-acid sequence MGDSKRRKEILGEKYGQDERIASWLPVTKGQGQQFVNWTTTGAWIGIGGLVVAWVVIRFVGPAMGWWHLS is encoded by the coding sequence ATGGGCGACTCTAAACGGCGTAAGGAAATACTGGGTGAAAAATATGGCCAGGATGAAAGAATTGCCTCCTGGCTCCCAGTGACTAAGGGGCAGGGGCAACAGTTCGTCAACTGGACCACGACCGGTGCCTGGATCGGGATTGGTGGCCTTGTTGTAGCCTGGGTCGTCATCCGATTTGTCGGACCTGCCATGGGATGGTGGCACCTCAGCTAG
- a CDS encoding metalloregulator ArsR/SmtB family transcription factor, translating to MTLPPSALAPISDYFKVLSELSRLQVLCALRSGAKNVTEIMEETGLGQANVSKHLKVLAQAGIVSRMPQGVSVYYAIAEPFIFDLCELVSMRLSVRLEEQSQRLKQFQDLGLSESGKSKATAT from the coding sequence ATGACACTTCCCCCTTCTGCTCTGGCTCCCATTTCGGATTATTTCAAAGTGCTGTCTGAGTTAAGTCGGCTACAGGTTCTGTGTGCTTTACGATCGGGTGCCAAGAATGTGACGGAGATTATGGAAGAGACGGGTCTGGGTCAGGCGAATGTTTCCAAGCACCTGAAGGTTCTGGCTCAGGCGGGGATTGTCTCCCGGATGCCACAGGGGGTGAGTGTGTATTATGCGATCGCGGAACCGTTCATTTTTGATCTCTGTGAGTTGGTCAGTATGCGGCTGTCGGTGCGGTTGGAGGAGCAGTCGCAGCGGCTGAAGCAGTTTCAGGATCTGGGGCTGTCGGAATCTGGGAAGAGCAAGGCTACAGCAACTTAG
- a CDS encoding aldehyde oxygenase (deformylating) — protein MVQGQINAIDFFSDPYRDAYSRVNGIVLEGEQQAYENFVRLAELLPEHKAELSHLAEMEARHRKSFEACGRNLKVTPDLDFAQRFFADLHGIFQHAADAGQTATCLLVQALVIECFAIAAYNSYIPVADKFARKITESVVKDEYSHLNFGEIWLARFFEQVKEEVEAANRQVMPVIWRMLNWVESDMKALGMVKATLIEDFISRYGEALGHIGFTTRDILRMSVYGLRA, from the coding sequence ATGGTGCAAGGACAGATAAACGCAATTGATTTCTTTAGCGATCCCTACCGGGATGCTTACAGTCGGGTGAATGGCATTGTCTTAGAAGGAGAGCAGCAAGCCTATGAGAATTTCGTCCGCTTGGCTGAGCTGTTGCCTGAGCATAAGGCTGAATTAAGTCATTTAGCTGAGATGGAGGCCCGTCATCGCAAAAGTTTTGAAGCCTGTGGTCGAAATCTGAAGGTGACCCCTGATCTGGATTTTGCCCAACGGTTTTTTGCGGATTTGCATGGAATTTTTCAGCATGCTGCGGATGCGGGGCAGACTGCCACCTGTTTACTGGTGCAGGCGTTGGTGATTGAATGTTTTGCGATCGCAGCTTACAACAGTTACATCCCAGTTGCTGATAAGTTTGCCCGTAAGATTACAGAGTCGGTGGTGAAGGACGAGTACAGTCATCTCAATTTTGGTGAGATCTGGCTGGCCAGATTCTTTGAACAGGTTAAGGAGGAGGTTGAGGCTGCGAATCGTCAGGTAATGCCAGTGATCTGGCGAATGTTGAATTGGGTAGAGTCGGATATGAAAGCCCTGGGGATGGTAAAGGCAACCTTAATCGAGGACTTTATCAGTCGCTATGGGGAGGCGCTGGGTCATATTGGCTTTACGACGCGGGATATCCTGCGGATGTCGGTCTATGGGTTGCGGGCGTAA